The Coffea arabica cultivar ET-39 chromosome 6e, Coffea Arabica ET-39 HiFi, whole genome shotgun sequence genome contains the following window.
GAAAACGAAAAAGCAAACATAAAATActatacttttttttaaaaaaatattatcacATTAGAAAAGTACtatagtttttttaaaaaaaattattttttcaaaataatctcctatccaaaaaaaaaaaaaaaaaagatccgcAAACAAAACACTTATCAGATGGAGGGCGTGTTTCTTCAGCGGTTGGATTCTTGTGAAACTAAACTTTCATGCTAGTTCAAACATGCTCAAAGACTTGCTCTTTCTGGGATTTTGCATTGAAATTTCCTTTGTCAGTCCGAAGTACTGTGTTCACTATGTTggaacatttttctttttttggaaaaaataaagataGCCAAGAACATGATAAACATGTTGGTGCTTGACAGGCGTCGAGCctatacaataataaatacctggtCAAATAAATTATGAATTTTGTATACAGTAGTAAATAAGGTCAAATCCACAGAGACCGGAGAAATTCGTTTCTCCTCTAGTTCAAAGTAGGGGggatttttataaaaatgaagATAACTAAACAgctcaaagaaaaataaataaacaaataaaaaataagtgatattttattaaaattaaatcaataataaaCAAGCTCTAACCAAGGACTAACTTTGGAAATGGTTCAATCAATTGATCATCAAAATAATGAAAATCTTATTTATTCGCTGATAAATAATTTATAACTACTAAACACACGATGACAATCAACTTCTTCTTACTGTATCGGTGATCAAGGTATGACTATTAATTACTCccctaatcaagaaataactctAGATACGATCACAGAGTTCAATTTTTCAATTGTCTTAAGAATTAAAGAAACCCTGTTCAAACCAAATAACAAGCTATGAGGGTTATTTTAAGTTAACTCATATGTTTTCCTAACACAAATTCAATCATGCCAGTCACCactaatttaaaaattttaaataattatggATTTAACTGCTCTAACTGGTTTTAGGttattagattaattaaataTCGGGTGCCCTTgatattcaaataaaataacaaccataaaaaattaaatcagaGAACATACGAATATCAGtatataaaagaaataaaaataatcaattcGATTTTCACAAGTTTAGATgattgttccttgactagaaaaagaaatttagcCGCTCATCATGAGGAATAATCCAACCAATTTCGTGGACAAAAGTTGCATGAACATTCGACAATAAGAAAagcgaaagaaaaaagaaaaagaaaagacgaagagaaaaactcttcaTTTATTTGGTCTTGATGCCAAAACTAATCAATCGTTTGCAAAACTCAAAGACAAAACAAAGTAGTTGCCTTGCGGAAGTACTAATAGTCAGCCTATCAGTTGTGAGGCTTGGCAATTAACAGTGTAatatttatactagaaaaaaaaaagaaaagaaaaggaaaggataaACTCTTGAGAAAAAGGATACAATTTATGTATGTACAATTTATGAAAAATGCACTTTAGCAAACCAAATGGTGCtccaacaaacaaaaaaagatcTTTGACATATACACTACCATCACATAAGTGCGTTTCAGATAGATTCTTGCAAAACTGAAATTCATGTTTCTAAACACATGTTAAGAAAAAgggtataaattattttttacgtaaaatttgtgaataGGGAACTTTAACAAACAAATGCATACCCAACTTTTAAGTGCTCTTAACAAACAAGAAAGCGTTTTGGCATATACAATACAACTATCAGTTGGTGGTGGTGTCTCAGACTCTCAGATAGAAGATTCTGTAAAACTCAAATTCAAGCTTGTTCAGTGCACATGTTCAGGGATGCCCTTTGTAAAGCAAGAATCACGATTGGGCTCAGATGGCCACACGATGGAAatggggcagggacggttgcACCTGAGCGGTTAATGGCCAGGATTTGGTCTCAAAATTTTGTGCAGCTGAGATTACAagttgtaactcgattttcacgaCATGTGTGGGTTCCACAAAAATTTGCTCTAAAGTTACGTGATGTGCAAAAAAAATTACACGATATACAAAGAAAGTTACGCGTAGTTGATAATAACGAAAACCGCCTGggacggttgcaggtgcaaccgtcCGTGCCCCCGAGTCCCTTTTACCCAATACTTAGGTACGCAGATGGACAAGTTAGTACGCAGGTCTATAAATGAAGTAGTCCTTCATTTATTCCTTTTACCTAATTTTGCATTAATTCCATTTCAATTCAATCACAATAGGAATCCCATTGCCAACTACCTCTCTCTTTTCGTGTAGTTGAGATTAATTAAAGTCCAAGATTAGGTAAGAGGAATAAATGAAGACTACTTCCCCTCTGTCTGTGATGCTATCTTAAACCTGTTTGAAGACTTCAAGCACGGCAAACAATTGAACACGTATTTCAACAGTGCAACCACTCAACACTGTTGGCTCCAAATCAGTTTCACTTCGCCGTCCTCgtagtattattttttttttgttaatcgtCACTTTATCTATATAATTCTACTCTATCATAACCTAAAGAGGAGGCCCATCATTTTATCTATATAATCCTACTCTATTCTAACCTAAAAGGGAGGCCCAACTAGGTCTATAAGAAGCCGATGGGAACTGAATTACCATCGGACCAAACAAATACACTACACACCcatcttgatttttttaaaaagaagtcACATATTGTGACAATTGATGGGAGGCAAGAGTTGGTGGTAGCCACCAACCCAAAGGCTGGTGGTTTCCTCGTAGCATTACAAGAAAGTAGGAATTGTTCTATTCAAAATTGACATGTTTAATTGAGACTAGTATTTAGGGCACATGCCAATGTGTGAGCAACTAATAGGAAAatactattaaaattttttttgagcaaATTAATATCATTTCCAGAagaatttgttttatattttgaCAATAGATATTAAAAAATTCACCATAACAAAATGTATAAATAGATAGTTATTCAGAAATAGTTCATAATTAACCATAATTGGTGGTTGATTATATTAGGTTGTTAGTAAAGGTCATTTAGGAAAAACgtaaagtgacaaaattttGTTGACACCAAAATCTCCCTCCACCTTTGTGTATAGCATAGATATTTCTTTATATTACAAAAGTATAATTCCTCCGATAAATGATAATAATACAAGCCAAGCAATGTTTTCCTAATTTATTTTCTTGGCGACAGAAGAAATTAAAGTGGGTTTCGGCTGTGTTTTGAGGAAAGGCAGCAGTTAAAATTGGGATTTAGGGAATGCAGGGCTAGTGGTTGAGCGTTTTGAGCATGTGGGAGAGGCGAGTTGTTGCAGCCTTGTGGGTTGTTAGACAAATGTGGAGAGACAGAGTTTGGTGCAATGGTGGAGGCTGAAAATAACGAGGAAGATGAAGAGAACGCAAAGACTGGATATGTTAGTCTTTTAGCTAAGTCACATAAGTTCGGATGAGTCTATCCGACTTAAAATTGCAAACGAATCAAATCGAATCGAATTTTGACATAATGAGTCGAGCTCGATTCGATTTTATTAAGTTCAAATTCGAACTTAAACTCAaagaatttttaattgtaaaacttaaatttgaatttgatttcaAATTCGAATCTAgtagaattttaaaaaataaaaaataattattttttaaaaatatataaaatagtcattttcttaataaataaaacaaatattAGAGTCacatatataattttattattaaaataaaaattagaaaaagagagTTGGCTGGCGAGTTTTTCTTTGCTCATTTCAAGTTCAATAACTCGATTTGATCAAATCAACTCCCAAGGATTTGATTTATTTGCAATCCTAACAAGATAATTCAGTCGTATGGAGAATCATTTCCCTATTTAATTTATCACTGAACACAACGCGTAGCACATAGTTTGAGACAACAATTTTGAAGCCATTGCAGGGCTCCACGTACGAAATGTAGCAGCACAGAAGCAAGTTAAAGAtcctcctctccctctcctcagTCATCATCTCCAAACTTCTATTCTTATCCACTTCCCTCGACAAGCGTCAAATCTCCACACCTAAGTTGTCCCTTCAATCTCCACGTGTATTCCCACGACAACGTGTCACCCCCTCCCATTTCCTATCCTCTCCACGCCCATGCACATACTATAAAACCATGTGAAGTTGGTCACTTGAGCATGGTATGGTCAAGGGATATATGCTCGTTTAGTTATAGGCAAGGGATTTGGTACAGAAATAAGCCATAATTAATCTTTGCCACAGAGAGAAAAATGCAGAAAGCAAAGGAAACATCAGCCGACGTAGCTGCTTCGGCAAAGTCCGGTATGGATAAGACCAAGGCCGCTTTACAAGAAAAGGTAAGTTGTTTTAACTTGTTTAGCACGACCTAGGAGGCTGAAAAGTTCGATTTTGGTTCAAAACGACTTTGTTTAAACCAATGAATTTACCAATTCAACCCAAGATTGCTGGTAGAGTGTGTCAGTATTGatatatttttgttgtttttgggtACGTATATATGCAGGCTGAAAAGATGACTACTGATCCAGTGAAAAAGGAGATGGCTGAGCGGAAGAAAGAGGAAAAGTTCTTTGAAGCAGAGTGTGAGAAGGGACGGATGCGCAAAGCTGCCAGGAGAGGCGACCACAACCTCCACACGGCGGGTGATCCGCTCGGCCACGCTGGTTACTCGGCTCAAGGGCCGGTTAGGGAGGATTATCCAACTAGCGTGACTAGTGGAGTTGTTGGGTCGCAGTATCCTGCAGGAGTGAACACGGGGAGTGGAAGGACCGGTGTTCTTGATCCTGACCGGGTGGATGTGGACAGACCGGGAGTTCAAGACCCCGGGGTTGGCGGAGGAGCTAGGACTGGTTATGGACCTGGTGCTACACATTAGCTAGTCTGAGTGTTTATGACGCATGTTTCAGTTTGAGCCAATACTTTGTTTAGTAGTACGTTAAGGGGTGATCCTCTTATAACTAGGGTTGTATTATACAGAATTAGCCAGGGTTTGGAATAAGGGAATAACATTGGAGGTTCTTTAAAACCTTTAACTTGCACATGTTGATAGATTTATGGTGTTGTTTCGAGGAATTCAAATGTTAATTTTTTCGAAAGCAATGAAATCTATTTTTATGTCAGATCACACATGACATGAATATTTGGTATTTTCCCAAGCAGTACGTAGTTTCCGGGCCAGCAAGAATTTCAGGCCAGAGTAGAACTATCTTAATTTCCAACTTCTTCAGACCACATGATAAGATAAATCCTGAGTTCACCTCTTGAACAAGCATTTGTCTGCCATTCATTCCATTGTAGTGTTGTGAAGTGCTTAATTATTGAACATGAAATTTTGGTTATAAGCACAGTAATTGGCTCGGAGGTTGAACCGCTCGTCGGGTGGACCGCCCCCAGGCCAGCCCGCTTTTTGAATCTGCTTTGAGCAGTTTACTTGGTCAAATTCATTTAACCAACTGGTTTAATTATGAGGGAACCCGGCGGTGGTTTGCTTAAACACACTTTTATCAAGGTTTCAAATTTGGATATCCTTCTCTAATTTTACCACTAATTTAGACTTTTACATGTTGACCAAATGTTGCTTTAactatatttatttactttcttatGTAAAATTAATCGCTAGAACTTTCAAACTGAGAAGTTCCCATTCCATCATTATTGCTCGACTTTGATGCTTACCAACGAGATGTCTCCAGCAAGTATTAGCTCATAGATAGTAAACACCAATATGGAGGGTTtccacacatatatacatttttAATGGCATTAATATTTTGTTAGCACAATTGTTGTATATATTCCCATGCCATACAATTCGTTTTTATATGTATTCCGGACACACACACATACTGCGTGTATCTTTATAATGCATTCAATTTAGTTAATATTACTTTTTGTCGTGTTGCACGCGCATCGATTAATTAATACTATATTACTTTCTGTCGTGTTGCACACGGGAGATATTACTTTCTGTCATGTTGCACACGCGTCGATCAATTAATTAATACTATATTACTTTCTGTCATGTTGCACACGCGTCGATTGTGTCTCGATAACTAGATATAATTTctagtttaaaattttgttgtattagtaaataaaataaatttgattTGTCTTTGCCTACGAGTCTGTATTCGTAAAGTAtagtaaaaaatgaaattgagtGCTCTATCAATATTTATATTCTCATAATATATCTTTTTAAGTACAATAATTAATGTTTAAACACACCTTACATATACTAAGAGATAACAAATATATTATCAGCATTTATAAACATTATATTTTAATGACTTACTGACTCAACCATTAATCCCGCCAGTATGTTTGTTTGAGTTCTTCCCGGGTCATGTTTGATAAGTACGGCAATAAGTGATTATAGTGTGCTTTTTTGGTTCGTTTTCACCCTAATTAAGATTTTCCCTGACATGGTGGGTTCCCTGCCTGCTTCGTTTGTTTAGAACCGGTGGGGTGGGCCGGGGAGGGGACAGTGGGGGAGTCATAGAAAAAACAACGCTAAAATTTTGTACGTgctctttttttatttaaaatattaggACATATTAATATTTACGTAACTAGTAGAATTAATATAAGGACATAATATAAAAAGAACATTAGGACATACTCGAAGTTTACTCGAAGAGTCGAAGTTAAagtattattttactttttttaaaaaaaaatacaaaatcatTTACAATTGCTCACGATTAGCCTTtctgttttgataaaaatttagggttaattccactttgtccccccaaactttggacgattatccacttaagtccctaaacttcaaaattggacacttaagtccctaaacttataaatacctcccacctaaGTCCCTGAACTTATAAAATTGGACacttaaaaccctaaacccttataaaatgggacacttcgactaccaacggcattcaggatttgttaacaattttccttaagtgggaggtatttataagtttagggacttacgtgtcccattttgaaatttagggacttaagtggataatcgtccaaagtttggggggacaaagtggaattaacccaaaAATTTATAACCTTTTCATCCTCAACTCCTCGAAATACATTTTTGTTAATATAAATAATCATTTACTCGAAATTTCTAAATGAATGAGTGATAAACCACACCCAACTTCAAAGAAACTAAATGCCTAGACTCTAGAGGTTGGAAACTGTTGAGCTATTTACTACCCATTTTCTTTAACTTAAAGATGTGGTCTTAAGTATATTTCACTCCTTGATGATAGAGCTTAGGGGTGCATTTGAGTCGATTCAAGTTCGAATAGTATCATGTTTGATCTCGAACTCAATCATTGCAATTCTATTCGAACTCGAGTTTAAGTAAAGATTCTTAAACTTGAACTCAGCTGAGCAAGTAGTTTACAAACTCGAGCTCAATTTGAATAAGCTTGAGAATCCTTACGAGTCATGTCATACGTGAACTCAATTTTTTTGTGATAAATTTCATAATTTTCATACTTATAAGTAtaatttcacatatatatttgttttcaattaaaaatttaattattcaAATAAGTTTGTCAAATACTTGAACCTCATTTTCTAAGGTCTATActtgattcaaattcaaaaaCGAACTGCTAAAACTCGATTCGAATTCGATTTTAATTGAACTCGACCAAGTTACTTGCAAATAACTCACAAGCACCTTGAATCTCTAGCACTCAAATTTGATTTTGACCGAGCTCGATCGAGGTGCTCACGAATAACTCAGGAGCGCCTTGAATCTCTAGGGTTTCTAGCAACCCTAGGGGAGGCAAACCGTGACTGCATTTCAAAATCAATGGAgccctaaaaaataaaaattagcaATGCCATAATCCTATTGCTACGTGGCGTGGCCCTGTCTTCTCGGGGAAAATTCCCGACAAAGCCTTATCTTTCTTTACGCGGATTGGTAAACTGCCCTCGGTGGCCGCTCAGCAGTCCACGTATAATAGAGGATGCCACCTTGTGGACGTGTTTGAAACCCCACGAAAACTGGAGTCAAGTGTTCCTCTTGTTTGAGTAACACTTGTCTTTATCTCCATACTTTCCACAATCTATTTAACCGCTTTCTCGGACCTTGTTCAAGAatcaaatcatcaatcaaacagTTACAAAGTTTCTCTTAGATAACTTCTTGCAAATTAACACTACCAAGTTAGATTTCAGAGCAAAAGAGAGAGTGGAAAATGCAGGCCATCAAGGAGAAAGCAGCCAATGTTGCCGCCTCAGCCAAGTCCGGAATGGAGAAAACCAAGGCCACCATGCAAGAGAAGGTTATATATACTGCACTTATTTATCCCTTTCCCTAGcattaattttcaattttgacaTGCAATTTACTGAACAATATCGCAATTTTTTTAAGACTTGAAACATGTCTGGAAAAGTGCACTCCAAATCCTTATGCCGAACCATTTTCTTGGCTCCATGCATCTACTAGTTCTTGAATGCCAATTTTACGCCAAAACTATTAAGCATGATCATAAAATCCCTGTGTCACGCCTTTCTCTGCTAATTTCTGAAAACGGGATGAAGCACATGTATTGCAACTAAATTGTCTGAGCAGGTTGATCGTGCCGCTGCAAATAATCCAACTGAGAAAGAGATGGCGACAGAGAGGAAGGAACAGAAGGTGAATCAGGCTGAATTTGACAAGCGTGCGGCTCAGGAGCATAACGCTGCGGCTAGGAATGCAACCAAAAACACTGGCCAGCCGCACACCTATTCCACCACGGGTGCACCAGGACATCCTACCGGGACTCATCAGCAGTCGGCCTTGCCCGGCCATGGCACCGGACAGCCCACCGGACAAGTTACCGAAGGCGTGGTTGAGTCCCACCCCATTGGGACGGCCACTGGGACTGGCAGGACTAATGCTGCCCATAACACCCATGTTGGTGCGGCTACTAACATTGGTGGTTCTTATACTTAGACTAGATTAGATAATTGGACCTTTTAAATCTTGCTTTGAATAAGGACTTGGAACCCTTTTTAAGTTGGACGGTCCACTTGTTGTATTCGACTATTTCTGATCTTAGGTTACTTAGGATTTACAAGCTTGCTTTTTCGATAATGTCATTCGTAGGTTCACTTCTAGCATCTATGTAAAAGTTGTTTATTACTATTAGTGACTTTCGTGGAGTGGAAATTTTAGTAATAAGTGAGGATATTACATGTTCGTGGTAATTCGTTTTCATCCCATGTTAAGTTTCTCCTCAACATGGATAGATTTGAGACATAAGAATTTCTATTAGTCCTTTTTTGATAGAATAGAGAGTTTCAATAAAGACTCTTTCATTTGATCGAATGCATCATGAATTCTTCATCAATGTCTTTAGTTACCcccgcccaaaaaaaaaaaaaaaaaaaaaaactatatcaGCTTTTTGGATAGTGCCTTATTTTCAATATACGTGACCAACGAGTTAAAAGGAGAAAATTATCACCGGAAGAAGATGCCTCCACTCCATGCCTTTTGTGATCAACTAATCGAGATTTACTTCAccggaaggaaataaaaaacaGACCCTCAAGCATTAATCAAAATTAGTTTGCGCACTCCATCTTCAGCTTGGCAACCCTTTCAGCATATCCAGATGTACTATATACCATGGGGTAAAATTGTAGgctagaaaaaagaatttatTCTCTTTTTCGGGAAGTGAAGAATATCACTGGACTCCACGATCAGCTAATATTCACACGTTAACATAAATTGGCTCATAAATTGACTCAATTGACAAGGATTGATAATTTCTTTACAAAAAATCGTGTATTTGAATTTCGTTGCAGTTTGTGTTTGTAAGCGATTTGTAATAATTTTTATAAGTAATTTATGATTTCGAAGGATCATGATGATGATCGAAATCGAATCCActcaaattaaaagaaaaaaaaaagaaaaaaactaataTCCAAAAACACTAGTAAAGGTTAAAAAATCAAGTTTGGCCAAGAAGGCAGACTGATGATCGAAATCGAATCCActcaaattaaaagaaaaaaaaaagaaaaaaactaataTCCAAAAACACTAGTAAAGGTTAAAAAATCAAGTTTGGCCAAGAAGGCAGACTGCAATGACCATTCGCATTTGATTCGGACCCATGTTTTATCTGGGAAAAAAAATTCCGAAAGATGACTTGTTGTCAACTATTACTTATTTAAAACTGCCACCAGATGTTTTTAAATTCTGTGTCAGGACCAAATAAAGTACCACGGGGTCGTTTAGTGTAGCAACCTTTGCGTTTAACCAATCAGTGATAATACGATGCCGTTCTACTTAAGGAAGGGCGGTGGATGTAATGAGCGCTAAATTCTGTTGGGATCAATTGCATAAATAGTCCCTCTGCATTTGTAATACGGTTATGAGAATAAATGCCAGAatcattttctctttcctttctgttagctctctctctccctttcccTCCCTCTCATCTTTTCTGATTCtttcttgttcttcttttctttcccgtTCTCTATACTCAGTTCCAATTCCAGAAATTGTCTTGCGACCCTGacatttggtatcagagcggTCGATCCTTGGCCGCGAAGATATCTAATATGGCAGAGAGCACTCGATTTAGGAGTCTGGAAGATCAACTCAAGAAACAGGATAGTAAGCTGCAGGAATTGATGGAATCTGTGGCAACAATGCAGAATTCAAGTATGGAGGAGCTGCAGCAGAAGCTTCATACCGACATGGATCAGAATAATGCGAAATTGGAAGCAATGGTGGGGAATCTGGACCAGAAATTCATTAAGATGGAGCAGAGGTTCAGTACGATGATGAAGCTGCTGATGAAGGAGAAAGGCATTTCTGACGGGGATGGAGGAGGAACTGAACCAATCTTACCGACACCTCCATTGCATCTACGGTTGACACCTTCAAACGAAGGGCCAGGGAGTCAACCTGAGATGAGAGGTAGGCAGTTCTTTCCTAATATGCCTCGTATGGAGTTGCCAATGTTTAGCTCTGGGAACCCTAGGGAGTGGGTgagaaaatgtcaaaaatacttCCTGAATTATCAGATAGCAGAATGTCAGAAAGTAGATGTGGCAGAAATGTTTTTGGAAGGGAAGGCTGACAATTGGTTCCAAGGGGTAAAACTTGTGAAACCTGGACTGTCCTGGGGAGAATTTAGTGAACTCTTGTGTGAGAGATTTTCTGGAAGAAACTCACGTGACATAGTGGAGGAGTTTAATAAGTTACATCAGAAAGGCACTATTGAAGATTATGAGGAGAAATTTGAGGAATTGAAAACACTAATGCTGACCAGAAATCCTAGATTGGATGAGTCTTACTTTGTTTCCAGTTTTATTAGTGGACTCAAAGACGAGATTAAGCCTATGATGAAGATGTTCAAACCGCAGACACTAATGAAGGTTTTTGAAGTGGCAGAGCTGCAAGAATGCTCACTGGAAATCCAGAGCAAACAAAGTAAGGCCACAGGGAGGGGGACAGTAGAACCAAGATTTGGAATGTACAAGAATTCCACACAGGACCAGGCTCGCCAACACTCATACAGGTTACCAGCTATCATCCCTGCCCCAAGGAAAACTGATGCAATCCATAGAGACCTCAGTAAGATAACAGCTGAGGAGATGCAGTATAGACGTAAGCATGGCTTGTGCTACAGATGTGGGGAAAAATTTGGAGTAGGACACCAGTGCAAGAAAGGAAATCTGAATTGTGTGAACactgaagaggaggaggaggaggttgAATTTGAGGATGCTGAAGGAGAGCAAGATGAACTCACTGGAAGGGTGGGGGAATTAGCAGAAGTATCCCTCAATGCATTGTCTGGAGCCATAAAAAGGAAGTCTATCCTGCTGATGGGAAATTTAGGGGGATTTCCAGTCAAGATCTTGGTGGACACAGGAAGCTCTGACAGTTTTATCCACCATAGAGTTGTCAACCTGTTGCAATTGCCATACCACTCAATCAGCCCTTTCACTGTGACCTTAGCAGATGGGACTGACATCACTAATGGTGTCATTAGTCCCAATGTAAGCTGGGTGATACAAGACTATCGATTCCAATTTGATCTGAAAATAATGGAGTTAGGGGGATGGGATATAATACTAGGAGTGGATTGGATGTGCCAATTCAGTCCCATTACTTTTGATTTCCATTCCCTCAGCATTGCACTTAGTGATAAGGAGAGTTTGCTGCACTTGCAAGGGTTGGTGAATCAGCCTGCAATGAGGCTAGTGAGGGGCAAGGACCTCAGAACGTTCATACAGGAGAAGCAAACAAGCTGTGTAGCACTGGAGACAGAAGCAACAAAGGGATCAGAGGATCAGCTTCCAGACTCCATAGGAAGAATCCTGCAACAGCATTCGGAGGTGTTTTCCACTCCTAAAGGCTTACCCCCAGAGAGGGAGCTGGATCATCAGATCAACCTCAAACCAGGTGCTGAGCCTTTTAAACTCAAGCCATACAGGTACCCCCACTCTCACAAAGCAGAAATTGAAAAACAGGTTGCTGAGATGCTCACTAATGGAATTATTATGCACAGCACTAGTCCTTTTGCTTCTCCAGTATTGTTAGTAAAAAAGAAGGATAATTCTTGGAGgctctgtatagactatagGAAACTGAATGAATTAACTGTAAAAGACAAATTTTCTATCCCCAATATAGATGAGTTGTTAGATGAGTTGCATGGCACGAAATATATGTCTAAACTCGATCTCAGAGCTGGCTACCATCAGCTAAGAGTTAAGGCAGTTGACATTCCCAAAACTGCTTTCCAGACACACCATGGCCACTTTGAATTcttagtaatgccttttggattgACAAACGCTCCAGCCACATTCCAGGCATTGATGAACAGGATTTTTCAGCTATATCTGAGGAAGTTCGTTTTAGTATTCTTCGATGACATTCTGGTGTACAGTCCAACCTTGGAGTCGCATGCACAGCACCTGTAAACTGTACTCACTGTATTAGCAGAAAATCAGTTATACTGCAAAAGGTCAAAGTGTTCgtttgctcaatcttcaattgAATACCTGGGGCATATAATATCTGAAGCAGGGGTGAGCATGGACTCTACCAAGATAGAATGCATCAAGTCATGGCCTGTTCCTAAAACAGTAAAGGAATTGAGGGGTTTTCTGGGATTAACTGGGTACTACAGAAGGTTCATAAGGGGGTATGGGGTGATCAGTAAGCCACTGACACTCCTGCTTAAGAAAGAGGGGTTTACATGGAATCACAATGCTCAGTTGGCTTTTGAAGATTTAAAAAGAGCCATGACCACAGCTCCAGTGTTGAGTATGCCAAACTTTGATCTTCCTTTTGTGATCGAGACTGATGCCTGTGGGGTTGGCATTGGGGCAGTACTGATGCAACAGGGACATCCCTTGGCTTTCCTTAGCAAAGCTTTATCAGCTCAGAATTTAGAGCTGTCAGTCTATGAGAATGAGCTTTTTGCATTAGTATTGATTGTGAGCAAATGGAAGCATTATTTAGTTGGCCACCACTTTATCATCAAGACTAACCACCAAGCCCTTAAACATCTGTTAGAGCAAAGACTTACTCATCCTCTGCAACACAAATGGCTAACCAAACTACTTGGATTGGATT
Protein-coding sequences here:
- the LOC113695700 gene encoding 18 kDa seed maturation protein-like, with the translated sequence MQKAKETSADVAASAKSGMDKTKAALQEKAEKMTTDPVKKEMAERKKEEKFFEAECEKGRMRKAARRGDHNLHTAGDPLGHAGYSAQGPVREDYPTSVTSGVVGSQYPAGVNTGSGRTGVLDPDRVDVDRPGVQDPGVGGGARTGYGPGATH
- the LOC113695699 gene encoding 11 kDa late embryogenesis abundant protein-like yields the protein MQAIKEKAANVAASAKSGMEKTKATMQEKVDRAAANNPTEKEMATERKEQKVNQAEFDKRAAQEHNAAARNATKNTGQPHTYSTTGAPGHPTGTHQQSALPGHGTGQPTGQVTEGVVESHPIGTATGTGRTNAAHNTHVGAATNIGGSYT
- the LOC113696426 gene encoding uncharacterized protein, with product MAESTRFRSLEDQLKKQDSKLQELMESVATMQNSSMEELQQKLHTDMDQNNAKLEAMVGNLDQKFIKMEQRFSTMMKLLMKEKGISDGDGGGTEPILPTPPLHLRLTPSNEGPGSQPEMRGRQFFPNMPRMELPMFSSGNPREWVRKCQKYFLNYQIAECQKVDVAEMFLEGKADNWFQGVKLVKPGLSWGEFSELLCERFSGRNSRDIVEEFNKLHQKGTIEDYEEKFEELKTLMLTRNPRLDESYFVSSFISGLKDEIKPMMKMFKPQTLMKVFEVAELQECSLEIQSKQSKATGRGTVEPRFGMYKNSTQDQARQHSYRLPAIIPAPRKTDAIHRDLSKITAEEMQYRRKHGLCYRCGEKFGVGHQCKKGNLNCVNTEEEEEEVEFEDAEGEQDELTGRVGELAEVSLNALSGAIKRKSILLMGNLGGFPVKILVDTGSSDSFIHHRVVNLLQLPYHSISPFTVTLADGTDITNGVISPNVSWVIQDYRFQFDLKIMELGGWDIILGVDWMCQFSPITFDFHSLSIALSDKESLLHLQGLVNQPAMRLVRGKDLRTFIQEKQTSCVALETEATKGSEDQLPDSIGRILQQHSEVFSTPKGLPPERELDHQINLKPGAEPFKLKPYRYPHSHKAEIEKQVAEMLTNGIIMHSTSPFASPVLLVKKKDNSWRLCIDYRKLNELTVKDKFSIPNIDELLDELHGTKYMSKLDLRAGYHQLRVKAVDIPKTAFQTHHGHFEFLVMPFGLTNAPATFQALMNRIFQLYLRKFVLVFFDDILVYSPTLESHAQHL